Proteins encoded in a region of the Photobacterium profundum SS9 genome:
- a CDS encoding 3-deoxy-7-phosphoheptulonate synthase produces MQKDQLNNVHIQDECVLITPQQLKARLPLSETALNFIRESRQTIADITHKRDHRLLVVCGPCSIHDIDAAKAYAQKLKQLSEELSDQLYIVMRVYFEKPRTTVGWKGLINDPHLDGSFEVEEGLHIGRQLLIDLVEMGIPLATEALDPISPQYLGDLFSWAAIGARTTESQTHREMASGLSMPVGFKNGTDGSLATAINAMKAAASGHRFMGINPEGQVALLNTQGNPDGHVILRGGKQTNYDSVSVTECENEMHQSGLSPSLMVDCSHANSRKDYRRQPLVAEDVLHQIREGNKSIIGLMIESHLNEGSQSADLPREEMAYGVSITDACISWEDTETLLRRTRKELTPFLKDRCEG; encoded by the coding sequence ATGCAAAAAGACCAACTGAATAATGTACATATTCAAGATGAATGCGTATTGATCACTCCTCAACAACTAAAAGCCAGGTTGCCACTCAGTGAAACAGCACTGAACTTCATTCGTGAATCTCGTCAAACCATTGCAGATATTACTCACAAGCGTGACCACCGTTTACTCGTGGTATGCGGACCATGCTCAATTCACGATATTGACGCAGCGAAAGCGTACGCCCAAAAATTGAAGCAGCTTTCTGAAGAGCTAAGTGATCAACTGTACATTGTAATGCGCGTTTATTTTGAAAAACCACGTACAACAGTTGGTTGGAAAGGTCTTATCAATGACCCGCATCTTGATGGCTCTTTTGAAGTGGAAGAAGGTTTACACATTGGTCGTCAGCTACTCATTGACTTGGTTGAAATGGGGATTCCTTTAGCAACAGAAGCGCTTGATCCGATCAGTCCTCAATACTTAGGTGATTTATTCAGTTGGGCAGCCATTGGTGCACGTACCACTGAATCACAAACACACCGTGAAATGGCAAGTGGCCTTTCAATGCCCGTTGGGTTTAAAAATGGTACTGATGGAAGTTTGGCAACGGCTATCAATGCCATGAAAGCTGCAGCTTCTGGGCACCGTTTTATGGGGATTAATCCAGAAGGTCAGGTGGCGCTGTTGAACACCCAAGGAAACCCTGATGGCCATGTAATTTTACGTGGCGGTAAGCAAACGAATTATGATTCAGTCTCGGTTACTGAGTGTGAAAATGAGATGCATCAGTCAGGTCTTTCACCATCCTTGATGGTAGACTGTAGCCATGCGAATTCACGTAAAGATTACCGTCGTCAGCCATTAGTCGCTGAAGATGTACTTCATCAAATCCGTGAAGGTAATAAATCGATCATTGGTTTGATGATTGAAAGCCATTTAAATGAAGGTAGTCAAAGCGCTGATTTACCGCGCGAAGAAATGGCTTATGGGGTATCGATTACCGATGCATGTATCAGCTGGGAAGATACAGAAACACTATTACGTCGTACGCGTAAAGAATTAACGCCTTTCTTAAAGGATCGCTGCGAAGGATAA
- the pheA gene encoding prephenate dehydratase has translation MTEQHYSLDDIRKNVSHIDNEILKLLSERRLLSLEVAKSKIGTAKPVRDQAREQELLLRLIKTGKTQQLDALYVTQIFHTIIEDSVLFQQAYLQKLANPDSLQPVARVSFLGAKGSYSHLASRNYFSRKQTKLVEMSCSTFRDVLNIVETGNADYGVLPIENTSSGSINEVYDLLQHTSLSIVGEITQPIEHCLLTVGDVDVKGINTLYSHPQPHQQCSEYLHSMGDITQEYCSSTAEAMQKVAELNLPNVAAIGNASSGKLYGLTPVKGNIANQQENFTRFIVVARKPVDVTSLIPAKSTLIMSTAQKAGSLVECLMVLRNLNINMTKLESRPVIGNPWEEMFYLDVEENLKSDVMQQALEELTRLTRFIKVLGCYPSENIKPTEVEIEE, from the coding sequence ATGACCGAACAACACTACTCACTTGATGATATTCGTAAAAATGTTAGCCACATTGATAACGAGATACTTAAACTACTGTCTGAACGACGCTTACTGAGCTTAGAAGTCGCTAAAAGTAAAATTGGTACTGCGAAACCAGTACGCGATCAAGCACGAGAGCAAGAACTCTTGCTTCGTTTGATTAAAACAGGCAAGACGCAGCAGCTCGATGCTTTATATGTAACGCAAATTTTTCATACCATTATTGAAGACTCGGTATTATTTCAACAAGCGTATCTGCAAAAATTAGCGAACCCTGATAGCTTACAGCCTGTGGCTCGTGTGTCTTTCCTTGGAGCGAAAGGTTCATACTCTCACCTTGCAAGCCGTAACTACTTTAGCCGTAAGCAAACCAAACTCGTTGAGATGAGCTGTTCTACATTCCGTGATGTGTTGAACATTGTTGAAACAGGCAATGCTGATTATGGTGTGTTGCCAATTGAAAATACCAGCTCTGGTTCAATCAATGAAGTGTATGACTTACTGCAACACACTAGCTTATCGATCGTCGGTGAAATAACGCAACCGATTGAACATTGCTTGCTCACTGTTGGTGATGTCGATGTCAAAGGAATTAACACCTTATATTCCCACCCTCAGCCGCACCAACAGTGCAGTGAATACTTACATTCAATGGGCGACATCACACAAGAGTACTGCTCTAGTACTGCCGAAGCGATGCAAAAAGTGGCAGAGTTGAACCTACCGAATGTGGCTGCCATTGGTAATGCATCAAGTGGTAAACTTTACGGTCTTACCCCTGTAAAAGGGAATATTGCCAATCAACAAGAAAACTTCACTCGCTTCATTGTTGTTGCCCGTAAACCTGTCGATGTCACGTCATTGATCCCAGCAAAAAGTACCTTGATTATGTCTACGGCTCAGAAAGCGGGTTCACTGGTCGAATGTTTAATGGTATTGCGTAACTTGAACATTAATATGACCAAGCTAGAGTCACGCCCAGTGATCGGTAACCCATGGGAAGAGATGTTCTATTTAGATGTTGAAGAGAATTTAAAATCTGATGTGATGCAGCAAGCATTAGAAGAGTTAACACGTCTGACGCGCTTCATTAAAGTGCTAGGTTGTTACCCAAGCGAGAATATAAAACCTACAGAAGTTGAGATCGAAGAATAG
- the tyrA gene encoding bifunctional chorismate mutase/prephenate dehydrogenase: MVAELSKLRDQIDDVDQQMVELLARRLSLVEEVGHVKSLHGLPIYAPDREAAMLASRRHEAEQKGVPPDLIEDILRRTMRESYSSENDSGFKCLKPELRPIVVVGGHGQLGGLFCRLFELSGYQVRQLGSQDWDRADEILADAGMVVVSVPINITEQIIGKLSNLPDDCILADLTSIKSGPLQAMLEVHNGPVIGLHPMFGPDISSLAKQVIVYCDGRNPENYQWLLEQFQIWGATLNRISAIEHDQGMTLIQALRHFTSFVYGVHLAEEDPKIEQLMSLSSPIYRLELAMVGRLFAQDAQLYADIIMSAPQNVAMIKRFHQRFGEAIKMLETQDKEAFKQAFNQVEHWFGDYAGHFLAESQGLLRQANDSTHRS, translated from the coding sequence ATGGTTGCTGAACTGAGCAAATTAAGAGATCAAATCGATGATGTTGATCAGCAAATGGTAGAGCTTTTAGCTCGCCGTTTATCATTAGTAGAAGAAGTGGGTCATGTTAAAAGCCTGCATGGTTTACCTATTTATGCGCCAGACCGTGAAGCCGCAATGTTAGCCTCACGCCGTCATGAAGCTGAGCAAAAAGGTGTGCCGCCTGATCTGATTGAAGACATTTTGCGCCGTACCATGCGTGAATCTTATTCGAGTGAAAATGATTCAGGGTTTAAATGCTTAAAGCCTGAACTTCGCCCTATTGTTGTTGTGGGTGGGCATGGTCAGCTAGGTGGATTGTTCTGTCGTTTATTTGAACTTTCAGGTTACCAAGTACGTCAACTAGGCAGCCAAGATTGGGATCGTGCGGATGAGATCCTTGCAGATGCGGGTATGGTTGTCGTCTCTGTACCGATTAACATCACTGAGCAAATCATTGGTAAACTTTCCAACTTACCAGATGACTGTATTCTTGCTGATTTAACCTCGATCAAGAGTGGCCCATTACAGGCAATGCTAGAAGTGCATAATGGCCCCGTGATTGGTTTACATCCAATGTTTGGTCCCGATATTTCTAGCTTGGCGAAGCAAGTGATTGTGTATTGCGATGGGCGAAACCCTGAAAATTACCAATGGTTACTTGAGCAATTTCAGATTTGGGGGGCAACGCTAAATCGTATTAGTGCGATTGAACATGATCAAGGTATGACGCTGATCCAAGCTTTACGCCACTTTACGTCATTTGTTTATGGTGTGCATTTGGCAGAGGAAGATCCGAAGATCGAGCAACTCATGTCGTTAAGTTCACCGATTTATCGCTTAGAACTTGCAATGGTCGGTCGCTTGTTTGCTCAAGATGCACAATTGTATGCCGACATTATTATGTCTGCGCCGCAAAACGTTGCGATGATTAAACGCTTCCACCAACGTTTTGGTGAGGCTATCAAGATGCTTGAGACGCAAGATAAAGAGGCGTTCAAACAAGCATTTAATCAGGTCGAGCATTGGTTCGGTGATTATGCGGGACACTTCCTTGCTGAAAGCCAAGGTTTGTTAAGGCAAGCGAACGATTCAACCCACCGTTCGTAA
- the hpf gene encoding ribosome hibernation-promoting factor, HPF/YfiA family produces MTLEITGKNIDITPAIRERLEFKFKKLEKFQLPLVNKHVMISKEPSKTFKIEASAAIPGGKIVASAEHNDLFGAITELYQKLERQINKQAHKPAARRASHSDKPVIEEDEVEAVDA; encoded by the coding sequence ATGACATTAGAAATTACTGGTAAAAACATTGATATTACTCCTGCTATCCGTGAACGTCTCGAGTTTAAATTCAAGAAGTTAGAGAAGTTTCAGCTACCACTAGTCAATAAGCATGTGATGATTAGTAAAGAGCCAAGTAAGACATTTAAAATTGAAGCATCCGCCGCTATTCCTGGAGGAAAGATTGTCGCCTCAGCGGAGCACAATGACCTATTCGGTGCTATCACCGAGCTTTATCAAAAACTAGAACGTCAAATTAATAAGCAAGCACACAAACCTGCAGCACGCCGTGCTAGTCACAGTGACAAACCAGTCATTGAAGAAGATGAAGTCGAAGCAGTAGATGCATAG